One genomic window of Quercus robur chromosome 6, dhQueRobu3.1, whole genome shotgun sequence includes the following:
- the LOC126690363 gene encoding uncharacterized protein LOC126690363, with protein sequence MSKNKGKEPGSQLRWTQPMCDMLFKMLVVEAEQGNKPSNKYKPQSLDKVAKEIGVKFNVKCHASHVHNRLRTVRKEWKLIQDIQKKSGFGWDDNLKMITCDKQTYDAEVMYDEMAIVVGKGMATGGFSKQWSEHSPLVENETPQNDIQNPEFEGDTDTLPKDAHEASNGTSPKGRSSHRKRTYAAMNEDSPFSEMTEQLKQIAVAVTALSHGPVDTNELHKVVMNVEGFEEDMLDEAFDHLVNDEKAGRAFMAKNDRMRKLWLEKFFNKTF encoded by the exons ATGTCCAAGAACAAGGGGAAAGAACCAGGATCTCAACTTAGGTGGACACAACCAATGTGTGACATGCTGTTTAAAATGTTGGTTGTTGAGGCTGAACAAGGCAACAAGCCCTCAAACAAATATAAGCCTCAATCCCTTGACAAAGTGGCAAAAGAAATTGGTGTGAAGTTTAATGTAAAGTGTCATGCATCACATGTGCATAACCGTCTTCGTACGGTTAGAAAAGAGTGGAAACTCATTCAggatattcaaaaaaaaagtggatTTGGTTGGGATGATAATTTGAAAATGATCACATGTGACAAGCAAACTTATGATGCTGAAGTGATG tATGATGAGATGGCTATTGTTGTTGGTAAGGGCATGGCAACTGGTGGCTTTTCAAAGCAATGGAGTGAACATTCTCCATTGGTTGAAAATGAGACCCCACAAAATGACATCCAAAATCCAGAATTTGAAGGTGACACTGATACGTTGCCAAAAGATGCCCATGAAGCTTCCAATGGAACTTCACCTAAGGGAAGGAGCAGCCATAGAAAGAGAACTTATGCAGCTATGAATGAAGATAGTCCTTTTAGTGAGATGACTGAACAACTCAAACAGATTGCAGTAGCTGTTACAGCTCTGAGTCATGGCCCAGTTGATACAAATGAGCTTCATAAAGTAGTGATGAATGTTGAAGGCTTTGAAGAAGACATGCTTGATGAAGCTTTTGATCATTTGGTTAATGATGAAAAGGCAGGAAGGGCCTTTATGGCTAAAAATGATAGGATGAGAAAGCtttggttggagaaatttttcaacaaaaccttCTAA
- the LOC126690364 gene encoding protein ALP1-like yields the protein MDNQKIQAAVLATVASVLAVGAIILEDIRSRRFIIRQPRVNRDYEREGFISDILHRGDARCSFMIRMRPVAFYELCRILVERNLVCETIYMSVTEQVLMFLHIIGHNVRFRVVVARHVVRLSDNSIPPEIRNSRRFYPYFKDCVGAIDGTHVRASVPIEIQGRFRGRKGGTTQNVLAAVSFDLRFTYMLAGWEGSAHDYRILNDALSRPRGLKIPEGKYYLGDAGYGNRLGILSPYQSVRYHLKEFSDHPPENAKELFNLRHSSLRTTIERGFGVIKKRFRVLDAEPFWSFNTQVDVVLACGVIHNHIMGVDPNDPIIQDGTFETKSSDRVQPSRHEAIVESREWNNKRDEICQAMWADYIIRRHA from the exons ATGGATAACCAAAAAATTCAAGCAGCAGTTCTTGCCACAGTTGCATCTGTCCTTGCTGTGGGAGCTATAATATTAGAAGATATTAGGTCTAGGAGATTTATAATTAGGCAACCTCGTGTGAACCGGGATTATGAAAGAGAAGGTTTTATAAGTGATATTCTTCATCGAGGTGACGCACGTTGCAGTTTTATGATAAGAATGAGACCTGTAGCTTTCTATGAATTATGTAGAATTCTTGTTGAGAGAAATTTGGTATGTGAGACTATCTACATGTCTGTTACAGAGCAGGTGTTGATGTTTTTGCATATTATTGGCCATAATGTTAGGTTTCGAGTCGTTGTTGCCAG GCATGTTGTTAGATTATCTGACAACTCTATACCCCCAGAGATAAGGAATAGTAGAAGGTTTTATCCTTACTTTAAG GATTGTGTGGGAGCAATTGATGGAACTCATGTCCGTGCATCTgttccaattgaaatccaaggAAGGTTTCGTGGTCGAAAGGGGGGGACAACACAAAATGTGTTAGCTGCAGTTTCGTTTGACTTAAGATTCACCTATATGTTAGCTGGTTGGGAAGGCAGTGCTCATGATTATCGTATTTTAAATGATGCACTTAGTAGACCAAGGGGACTTAAAATTCCAGAAG gtaaatattatcttggtgATGCCGGTTATGGAAATAGACTTGGAATCTTGTCTCCTTATCAAAGTGTTCGATATCATTTGAAAGAGTTTAGTGATCATCCACCtgaaaatgcaaaagaattattCAACCTTCGTCATTCTTCATTGAGAACTACCATTGAGCGAGGGTTTGGAGTTATAAAAAAACGTTTTCGTGTCTTGGATGCAGAaccattttggtcttttaaTACACAAGTGGATGTAGTTTTAGCATGTGGTGTTATTCACAATCACATCATGGGGGTTGATCCTAATGACCCAATTATACAAGATGGAACATTTGAGACAAAGTCTAGTGATCGAGTCCAACCTAGTCGACACGAAGCTATAGTGGAAAGTAGAGAATGGAATAATAAGAGGGATGAGATATGTCAAGCAATGTGGGCTGACTACATAATTAGGAGACATGCATAA